From Deltaproteobacteria bacterium, a single genomic window includes:
- a CDS encoding ABC transporter substrate-binding protein: MEIIKRKDQKDPHPYIPELRDQFLKGKITRREFLWNATMLGLSAAAAYAFVSPFSAKKAQAATMPQRGGTWTCAMDLQLIDNPARLSWSEGANVVRQVAEYLSDTGADGITRPCLCEKWTASEDLKTWDLYVRKGVKFNNGQVMTADDVIFTMNQWLNKDVGSSMLGLLSYWGGPQNIEKVDDYHIRLHLVSGNIGVPEHLWHYPGVILPKTFEGDFIKQPVGTGAFTLEEYAEGERCVMKARNDYWKKGEDGKPLPYLDKIVYVAIKKDAAMAAMQAGQVDSIFHPRTSDYLALKGNPNVNITSVPSSYAYVTKMRVDLPPWDDNRVRTALKMCQDRAKCLQLAAYGLGELAIDAHMSPAHPAYCVKPIPKYDPQGARKLLEEYAKEKGLQLPLKVTLATKNDEAEPEVAQTLKQTAAAGGFDIQLDITEAGGYWDRWTEVPLGITAWTHRAIAVMVLPLAYTKEAIGAWNETRWYDDKFTALLDKAQQTLDVEKRRAIMCDMEDIMQERGPIAISYWVKIFDISSKKMHGVKVHPTSFHSFTYEMWKES; the protein is encoded by the coding sequence ATGGAAATCATCAAGCGTAAAGATCAAAAAGATCCCCATCCCTATATCCCGGAGCTGAGGGATCAATTCCTGAAAGGCAAGATTACCCGCCGTGAATTCTTGTGGAACGCGACCATGCTGGGCCTGTCCGCAGCCGCAGCCTACGCCTTTGTATCGCCATTTTCAGCGAAAAAGGCCCAGGCGGCAACCATGCCCCAGCGTGGCGGCACCTGGACCTGCGCCATGGACCTGCAGCTCATCGACAATCCCGCCCGCCTTTCCTGGTCGGAGGGTGCCAACGTGGTTCGGCAGGTGGCAGAGTACCTGAGCGACACCGGCGCGGACGGCATTACGCGGCCTTGCCTGTGCGAAAAATGGACGGCCAGTGAAGACCTGAAAACCTGGGATCTCTATGTGCGCAAGGGCGTCAAGTTCAACAACGGCCAGGTGATGACCGCCGACGACGTCATCTTCACCATGAACCAGTGGCTCAACAAGGACGTGGGCTCCTCCATGCTGGGGTTGCTGTCCTACTGGGGCGGCCCGCAGAACATTGAGAAAGTCGACGACTACCACATCCGCCTGCACCTGGTGTCCGGCAACATCGGCGTGCCCGAGCACCTGTGGCACTACCCCGGCGTGATCCTGCCCAAGACCTTCGAGGGCGACTTCATCAAACAGCCCGTCGGCACCGGCGCCTTCACCCTGGAAGAGTATGCCGAGGGCGAACGCTGCGTGATGAAAGCCCGCAACGACTACTGGAAAAAAGGCGAAGACGGCAAGCCGCTGCCCTACCTGGACAAAATTGTTTACGTCGCCATCAAGAAAGACGCGGCCATGGCTGCCATGCAGGCCGGGCAGGTGGACTCCATCTTCCACCCGCGCACCTCCGACTACCTGGCCCTGAAGGGCAACCCCAACGTCAACATTACGAGCGTACCCAGTTCATACGCCTACGTCACCAAAATGCGTGTGGACCTGCCGCCCTGGGACGACAACCGCGTGCGCACGGCCCTGAAGATGTGCCAGGACCGCGCCAAATGCCTGCAGCTGGCTGCCTATGGCCTGGGAGAACTGGCCATCGACGCCCACATGTCCCCGGCACACCCGGCCTATTGCGTCAAGCCCATTCCCAAGTACGACCCCCAGGGCGCCCGCAAGCTGCTGGAAGAATATGCCAAGGAAAAGGGCCTCCAGCTGCCCCTGAAGGTCACCCTGGCCACCAAGAACGACGAGGCCGAGCCGGAAGTGGCCCAGACGCTCAAACAAACGGCTGCCGCGGGCGGCTTCGACATTCAGCTGGACATCACCGAGGCCGGTGGTTACTGGGACCGCTGGACCGAGGTGCCCCTGGGGATTACCGCATGGACCCACCGGGCCATTGCCGTGATGGTGCTGCCCCTGGCCTACACCAAGGAAGCCATCGGCGCCTGGAACGAGACACGTTGGTACGACGACAAGTTCACGGCCCTGTTGGACAAGGCCCAGCAGACCCTGGACGTGGAGAAGCGCCGGGCCATCATGTGCGACATGGAAGACATCATGCAGGAAAGGGGACCCATCGCCATCAGCTACTGGGTCAAGATTTTCGACATCAGCAGCAAGAAGATGCACGGCGTGAAGGTCCATCCCACCAGCTTTCATTCATTTACCTATGAGATGTGGAAGGAATCCTGA
- a CDS encoding aspartate/glutamate racemase family protein — protein MNDQRDMGIKHIKARKNHRCYGMGLGIIILDEVYPGFPGDVRNASAYPFPIQYEIVRDVDIPRLVFEKDKSSCLEPIRRAAKNLENMGCRAIAAECGYFAYFQKEIAAHVEVPVFMSSLLQVPWAQQLVGPDKVVGVLAALKKYMTEAHLTAVGVQPGSNFVLGGAMDDGRCEEFENLWIGDKRPEIPQAHYEKAEAEFVEVAVEFYRSHPNMGALVLECTGFQVFARAVQRQIDIPVFSWGTLLDYAFAVTVHRDFYGHV, from the coding sequence ATGAACGATCAACGCGATATGGGTATCAAGCACATCAAGGCGCGCAAAAACCACCGTTGCTACGGCATGGGACTGGGAATCATCATCCTGGACGAGGTTTACCCGGGGTTTCCGGGCGACGTGCGCAACGCCAGCGCCTATCCCTTTCCCATCCAGTACGAAATCGTGAGAGATGTGGACATCCCCAGGCTGGTGTTCGAAAAGGACAAGTCGTCCTGCCTGGAACCCATCCGCCGGGCCGCAAAAAACCTTGAAAACATGGGGTGCCGCGCCATTGCCGCCGAGTGCGGCTACTTTGCCTATTTTCAAAAAGAGATCGCCGCCCATGTTGAGGTGCCGGTGTTCATGTCCAGCCTGCTGCAGGTGCCCTGGGCCCAGCAGCTGGTGGGGCCTGACAAGGTCGTCGGTGTTCTTGCTGCTCTAAAGAAGTACATGACCGAGGCCCATCTGACCGCGGTGGGGGTGCAACCGGGCAGCAACTTCGTTCTGGGGGGCGCCATGGACGACGGCCGCTGCGAGGAGTTCGAGAATCTGTGGATCGGTGACAAACGGCCGGAGATCCCCCAGGCCCACTACGAAAAAGCAGAAGCCGAATTCGTCGAGGTCGCCGTTGAATTTTACCGCAGCCACCCCAACATGGGGGCGCTGGTCCTGGAGTGCACCGGTTTTCAGGTGTTTGCCCGGGCCGTCCAGCGCCAGATCGACATCCCGGTTTTCAGCTGGGGGACGTTGCTGGACTATGCTTTTGCCGTGACCGTGCACCGGGATTTCTACGGGCACGTATAA
- a CDS encoding FAD-binding oxidoreductase, translating to MTTKYDAIIIGAGISGAAIALELSQKGFKTLNVEKLGDSGLGSTGNTCAIIRTHYSTLEGTALAYDSYFYWKDWESYVGRHDEKGLARFNDIGILVIKPKGFDFSKYLDLHDALGIPYEKWSPEKLLKRMPHFVDDSFYPPQRPEDPAFGDAPTEKINPTVIYFPRGGYVNDATLSVHNIQRAAEARGAAFLFNAEVVAIRKAGGRVDGVTLADGRAIDAPVVVNAAGPHSFVVNRMAGVDEKMKIKTRSLRHEVHFVPSPESFSYEKEGIIVSDGDAGGYHRPEAGDLILVGSEDPACDTLEWIDDPNDFNREVTREQWNAQVYRIAKRIPGLAIPGQPRGVVDLYDVSDDWIPIYDKTDLPGFYLAIGTSGNQYKNGPVIGQILAEIITACEAGHDHDREPVQVGLRNIDYTLNSGIFSRNREIIEGSTFSVLG from the coding sequence ATGACAACCAAGTACGACGCCATCATCATCGGGGCGGGCATTTCCGGGGCGGCCATTGCTTTGGAATTGTCCCAGAAGGGGTTCAAGACCCTCAACGTTGAAAAACTGGGCGATTCAGGCCTGGGGTCCACCGGCAACACCTGCGCCATTATCAGGACGCACTATTCGACCCTGGAGGGGACGGCCCTGGCTTACGACAGCTATTTTTACTGGAAGGATTGGGAAAGCTATGTGGGCAGGCACGACGAAAAAGGGCTCGCCAGGTTCAACGACATCGGCATCCTGGTGATCAAGCCCAAGGGATTCGACTTCAGCAAATACCTGGATCTCCACGACGCTCTGGGGATCCCCTATGAAAAATGGAGCCCGGAAAAGCTGCTGAAGCGGATGCCCCATTTTGTCGACGACTCCTTTTATCCTCCTCAACGCCCCGAAGACCCTGCCTTCGGCGATGCGCCCACGGAAAAAATCAACCCCACCGTGATCTATTTTCCCCGGGGCGGTTACGTAAACGACGCCACCCTGTCGGTGCACAACATCCAGCGTGCGGCCGAAGCCAGGGGCGCCGCGTTTCTTTTCAATGCAGAAGTCGTCGCCATTCGCAAGGCCGGTGGAAGGGTGGACGGCGTGACGCTTGCCGACGGGCGGGCGATCGACGCCCCGGTGGTCGTCAATGCGGCCGGTCCGCACTCGTTTGTGGTCAACCGCATGGCCGGTGTCGATGAGAAGATGAAGATCAAGACCCGTTCCCTGCGCCACGAGGTCCACTTCGTGCCTTCGCCGGAATCGTTCAGCTATGAAAAGGAAGGCATCATCGTTTCCGACGGCGACGCCGGCGGTTATCACCGGCCCGAGGCGGGCGATCTCATTCTGGTGGGCAGCGAGGATCCGGCCTGTGACACCCTCGAGTGGATCGACGACCCGAACGACTTCAACCGCGAGGTCACCCGGGAGCAGTGGAATGCCCAGGTTTACCGCATTGCCAAGCGGATTCCCGGTCTGGCCATCCCCGGCCAGCCCAGGGGCGTCGTGGACCTGTACGACGTCTCCGACGACTGGATTCCCATTTACGACAAAACCGACCTGCCGGGTTTTTACCTGGCCATCGGCACCAGCGGCAACCAGTACAAGAACGGGCCGGTGATCGGCCAGATCCTGGCGGAAATCATCACGGCCTGCGAAGCGGGGCATGATCACGACCGGGAGCCGGTCCAGGTGGGGCTGCGCAATATCGATTACACTCTCAACAGCGGTATTTTTTCGCGCAACCGTGAAATCATCGAGGGCAGTACCTTTTCCGTCCTGGGGTAA